The following are encoded together in the Streptomyces sp. NBC_00341 genome:
- a CDS encoding helix-turn-helix domain-containing protein — MTEATELAARAGDHDPRVGLRSVAALRRLLEQLEAVQVRSARAQGWSWQEIAAELGVSRQAVHKKYGRH, encoded by the coding sequence ATGACCGAAGCAACGGAACTCGCCGCACGCGCCGGCGACCACGACCCCCGGGTGGGGCTGCGGTCGGTCGCCGCGCTGCGACGGCTGCTGGAGCAGCTCGAAGCCGTACAAGTCAGAAGCGCCCGCGCCCAGGGCTGGTCGTGGCAGGAGATCGCGGCCGAACTGGGCGTCAGCCGCCAGGCCGTGCACAAGAAGTACGGGAGGCATTGA
- a CDS encoding amino acid ABC transporter ATP-binding protein, with translation MTAMVKAEGVHKSFGAAHILKGIDLEVAPREVFCLIGPSGSGKSTFLRCINHLEQISAGRLSVDGELVGYRQKGEKLYELKDSEVALKRRDIGMVFQRFNLFPHMTAIENVMEAPVQVRRESKAIARARAERLLDRVGLSDKANSYPSQLSGGQQQRVAIARALAMEPKLMLFDEPTSALDPELVGDVLDVMRGLAEDGMTMIVVTHEMGFAREVGDALVFMDDGVVVESGHPRDVLTNPQHDRTKSFLSKVL, from the coding sequence ATGACCGCCATGGTGAAGGCCGAGGGCGTCCACAAGTCCTTCGGCGCCGCACACATCCTCAAGGGCATCGACCTGGAGGTCGCCCCGCGCGAGGTCTTCTGTCTGATCGGCCCGTCCGGTTCCGGCAAGTCGACGTTCCTGCGGTGCATCAACCACCTGGAGCAGATCAGCGCCGGCCGGCTGTCCGTCGACGGCGAGCTGGTGGGGTACCGCCAGAAGGGCGAGAAGCTCTACGAGCTCAAGGACAGCGAAGTCGCCCTGAAGCGGCGGGACATCGGCATGGTCTTCCAGCGCTTCAACCTGTTCCCGCACATGACGGCGATCGAGAACGTCATGGAGGCTCCGGTCCAGGTCAGGCGCGAGTCCAAGGCCATCGCACGGGCGCGTGCCGAACGGCTGCTGGACCGGGTCGGCCTGTCCGACAAGGCGAACAGCTACCCCTCGCAGCTCTCCGGCGGTCAGCAGCAGCGGGTGGCCATCGCCCGGGCGCTGGCCATGGAGCCGAAGCTGATGCTCTTCGACGAGCCCACCTCCGCGCTCGACCCGGAGCTGGTGGGCGATGTCCTGGACGTCATGCGCGGCCTCGCGGAGGACGGCATGACGATGATCGTGGTGACCCACGAGATGGGCTTCGCCCGCGAGGTGGGGGACGCGCTGGTCTTCATGGACGACGGCGTGGTGGTCGAATCGGGCCACCCGCGCGACGTACTGACCAACCCGCAGCACGACCGGACGAAGTCGTTCCTGTCCAAGGTGCTGTAG
- a CDS encoding SigE family RNA polymerase sigma factor has product MRIDDDAALHAFVENRRTALFRSAYLLCGDRYEAEDLVQTALVKVVLGGRRHGRLDNIEAYARKTLVNTFIASRRRFWRREQSYGELPERADHAPDTDTGLAVRAALARLTARQRAVLVLRYWEDLSVEATAALLGMRENTVKSHAARGLAALRAEMAEEKV; this is encoded by the coding sequence ATGCGGATCGATGACGATGCTGCTCTGCACGCCTTCGTCGAGAACAGACGCACCGCGCTGTTCCGCAGCGCGTACCTGCTCTGCGGCGACCGGTACGAGGCAGAGGACCTGGTCCAGACGGCCCTGGTCAAGGTGGTGCTCGGCGGGCGGCGGCACGGGCGGCTCGACAACATCGAGGCGTACGCGCGCAAGACCCTGGTCAACACCTTCATCGCCTCCCGCCGCCGGTTCTGGCGGCGGGAGCAGTCGTACGGCGAACTGCCCGAGCGGGCGGACCACGCGCCCGACACGGACACCGGCCTCGCGGTCCGGGCGGCACTCGCCCGGCTCACCGCCAGGCAGCGGGCCGTACTGGTGCTGCGCTACTGGGAGGACCTGAGCGTCGAGGCCACGGCCGCGCTGCTCGGGATGCGGGAGAACACGGTCAAGAGCCACGCGGCTCGGGGGTTGGCGGCGCTGCGCGCCGAGATGGCGGAGGAGAAGGTATGA
- a CDS encoding zinc-binding dehydrogenase has translation MFAAYASRIDRDHPLNGLELGERPAPGARPGWTTVNVRAASLNHHDLWSLRGVGLAEDKLPMILGCDAAGTDQDGNEVVLHSVIGQTGHGVGPDEPRSILTERHQGTFAEQVTVPTWNVLPKPKELTFEQAACLPTAWLTAYRMLFTNAGVRPGDSVLVQGAGGGVATAAIVLGRAAGLRIYATSRDEARRRRAVELGAIEAYEPGARLPHRVDAVIETVGAATWSHSVKSLRPGGTLVISGATSGDRPSHAELTRIFFLELKIVGSTMGSKDELEDLLAFCAATGVRPVIDEVLPLDRAREGFERLASGDQFGKIVLTVNQD, from the coding sequence ATGTTCGCCGCCTACGCATCCCGCATCGACCGCGACCACCCCCTCAACGGCCTTGAGCTGGGCGAACGCCCGGCTCCCGGTGCGCGTCCGGGCTGGACCACCGTCAACGTCCGGGCCGCCTCCCTCAACCACCACGACCTCTGGTCCCTGCGCGGCGTCGGCCTCGCCGAGGACAAGCTGCCGATGATCCTCGGCTGCGACGCCGCCGGGACCGACCAGGACGGCAACGAGGTCGTCCTGCACTCCGTCATCGGCCAGACCGGGCACGGAGTCGGCCCGGACGAGCCCCGCTCCATCCTCACCGAACGCCACCAGGGCACCTTCGCCGAACAGGTCACCGTCCCCACCTGGAACGTGCTGCCCAAGCCGAAGGAGCTCACCTTCGAGCAGGCCGCCTGCCTGCCCACCGCCTGGCTGACCGCGTACCGGATGCTCTTCACCAACGCCGGGGTGCGGCCCGGCGACTCCGTGCTCGTCCAGGGCGCCGGCGGCGGGGTCGCGACCGCCGCGATCGTGCTCGGCCGGGCCGCCGGACTGCGGATCTACGCCACCAGCCGCGACGAGGCCAGGCGCAGGCGCGCCGTCGAACTCGGTGCCATCGAGGCGTACGAGCCCGGCGCGCGGCTGCCCCACCGGGTCGACGCCGTCATCGAGACGGTCGGCGCCGCGACCTGGTCCCACTCCGTCAAGTCCCTGCGCCCCGGCGGCACGCTGGTCATCTCCGGCGCCACCAGCGGCGACCGGCCCTCGCACGCGGAGCTGACCCGGATCTTCTTCCTGGAGCTGAAGATCGTCGGCTCGACCATGGGGTCCAAGGACGAGCTGGAGGACCTGCTGGCGTTCTGCGCGGCCACCGGGGTGCGCCCCGTCATCGACGAGGTGCTGCCGCTGGACCGGGCGCGTGAGGGCTTCGAACGCCTCGCCTCTGGCGACCAGTTCGGCAAGATCGTGCTGACTGTCAACCAGGATTGA
- a CDS encoding ABC transporter substrate-binding protein, translated as MTARKTRRTTAKSRIAAVGAIAVAGTMLLTACGDQTKNNSSDSASTKASDGAAASPADLLPPEIKSKGVIKVGSDIAYPPVEFKDKSGKTVGIDPDLAAALGKQLGVEFQFENGTFDTLVTGLRSKRYDLAMSAMTDTKERQEGIDPETKKKVGEGVDFIDYFTAGVSIYTKKGDDQGIKTWSDLCGKKIAVQRNTVSHDLAKSESKKCTGGKKIAIEPYDNDLEAQTRLRSGGADAGSSDFPVAAYAVKTSGGGKDFQIVGDQVEAAPYGIAVAKGNDQLTKAVKAAMDAIIKSGEYKKIIAKWGVEAGAVTEAKLNGGS; from the coding sequence ATGACCGCACGCAAGACTCGTCGTACGACCGCGAAGTCCCGGATCGCAGCGGTCGGCGCCATCGCGGTCGCCGGCACCATGCTGCTGACCGCCTGTGGCGACCAGACGAAGAACAACTCCAGCGACTCCGCCTCGACGAAGGCGAGCGACGGCGCCGCCGCCTCCCCCGCCGACCTCCTCCCCCCCGAGATCAAGTCCAAGGGCGTCATCAAGGTCGGCTCGGACATCGCTTACCCGCCGGTCGAGTTCAAGGACAAGTCCGGCAAGACGGTCGGCATCGACCCGGACCTCGCCGCGGCCCTGGGCAAGCAGCTGGGCGTGGAGTTCCAGTTCGAGAACGGCACGTTCGACACCCTGGTCACGGGGCTGCGGTCCAAGCGCTACGACCTGGCCATGTCGGCGATGACCGACACCAAGGAGCGCCAGGAGGGCATCGACCCCGAGACGAAGAAGAAGGTCGGTGAGGGGGTCGACTTCATCGACTACTTCACCGCCGGCGTCTCGATCTACACCAAGAAGGGTGACGACCAGGGCATCAAGACCTGGTCCGACCTCTGCGGCAAGAAGATCGCCGTCCAGCGCAACACCGTCTCGCACGACCTGGCCAAGTCCGAGTCGAAGAAGTGCACCGGCGGCAAGAAGATCGCCATCGAGCCGTACGACAACGACCTGGAGGCCCAGACCCGGCTGCGCTCCGGCGGCGCCGACGCCGGTTCCTCCGACTTCCCGGTCGCCGCGTACGCGGTGAAGACCTCGGGCGGCGGCAAGGACTTCCAGATCGTCGGTGACCAGGTCGAGGCGGCCCCGTACGGCATCGCCGTCGCCAAGGGCAACGACCAGCTCACCAAGGCCGTCAAGGCGGCCATGGACGCGATCATCAAGAGCGGCGAGTACAAGAAGATCATCGCGAAGTGGGGCGTCGAGGCCGGTGCGGTCACCGAGGCCAAGCTGAACGGCGGATCGTGA
- a CDS encoding trans-aconitate 2-methyltransferase, with protein MGGFRVTESARGADWRSWQESWDRQQEWYMPDREERFRVMLDMVEALVGPEPRVLDLACGTGSITDRLLRRFPKATSTGVDLDPALLAIARGTFDGDERVTFVTADLKDPRWPDALPHGSYDAVLTATALHWLHSEPLAALYGQLGGLVRDGGVFMNADHMTDPDTPRINVAERAHRHAAMDGARAGGALDWADWWALAAKDPVLAGPTAERFEIYGEHADGDTPSARWHADTLRAAGFGEARAVWSSPSDSLVLAVK; from the coding sequence ATGGGAGGGTTTCGGGTGACGGAGTCAGCGCGGGGTGCCGACTGGAGGTCCTGGCAGGAGAGCTGGGACCGGCAGCAGGAGTGGTACATGCCCGACCGCGAGGAACGCTTCCGCGTGATGCTCGACATGGTCGAGGCCCTGGTGGGTCCCGAACCGAGGGTGCTCGACCTCGCGTGCGGTACGGGAAGTATTACGGACCGGCTGCTCCGGCGGTTCCCCAAGGCCACCAGCACCGGTGTCGATCTCGATCCCGCACTGCTCGCCATCGCCCGCGGCACCTTCGACGGCGACGAGCGCGTTACCTTCGTCACCGCGGACCTCAAGGACCCGCGGTGGCCGGACGCCCTGCCGCACGGCTCCTACGACGCGGTCCTCACCGCAACGGCCCTGCACTGGCTGCACAGCGAGCCGCTCGCCGCTCTCTACGGGCAGCTCGGCGGCCTCGTCCGGGACGGCGGGGTGTTCATGAACGCCGACCACATGACCGATCCGGACACCCCCCGGATCAACGTCGCCGAACGCGCCCACCGGCACGCCGCCATGGACGGGGCCAGGGCCGGCGGCGCCCTCGACTGGGCGGACTGGTGGGCACTGGCCGCGAAGGACCCGGTACTCGCCGGGCCGACCGCCGAGCGGTTCGAAATCTACGGCGAGCACGCGGACGGCGACACGCCCTCCGCGCGCTGGCACGCGGACACCCTGCGCGCGGCCGGCTTCGGTGAGGCGCGGGCCGTCTGGTCCTCGCCCTCGGACAGTCTGGTGCTCGCGGTGAAGTAG
- a CDS encoding amino acid ABC transporter permease → MIDIEKSGPADQPPTPPTPAAGPEAIKAIPVRHYGRYVSAVVAIAALVAIIYAFSQGKINWGAVPDYFFDDRIVKGVGQTLLLTALSMVIGVVGGILLAVMRLSKNPVTSSIAWSYIWFFRGTPVLVQLFVWFNLGLVFQYINLGPIYKDYWSSFMTPLLTALLGLGLNEAAYMAEICRAGLLSVDEGQTEASHALGMSHGKTLRRVVIPQAMRVIVPPTGNEVINMLKTTSLVAAVQFYELFKYAQDIGQASGAPVEMYFLAAAWYLIMTSVLSVGQYYLERYYARGSSRSLPPTPMQKIRANLLSLGRPKGGMA, encoded by the coding sequence GTGATTGACATCGAGAAGTCGGGCCCGGCCGACCAGCCGCCCACACCCCCCACCCCGGCGGCCGGACCGGAGGCGATCAAGGCCATCCCGGTCCGGCACTACGGCCGGTACGTCTCGGCGGTCGTCGCCATCGCCGCCCTGGTCGCGATCATCTACGCGTTCAGCCAGGGCAAGATCAACTGGGGTGCGGTCCCGGACTACTTCTTCGACGACCGCATCGTCAAGGGGGTCGGCCAGACCCTGCTGCTGACCGCCCTCTCCATGGTGATCGGCGTGGTCGGCGGCATCCTGCTGGCCGTCATGCGCCTCTCGAAGAACCCGGTGACCTCGTCGATCGCCTGGTCCTACATCTGGTTCTTCCGCGGGACACCGGTCCTGGTCCAGCTGTTCGTCTGGTTCAACCTGGGACTGGTCTTCCAGTACATCAACCTCGGTCCGATCTACAAGGACTACTGGTCGAGCTTCATGACGCCGCTGCTGACGGCGCTGCTCGGCCTGGGCCTCAACGAGGCCGCGTACATGGCGGAGATCTGCCGGGCCGGTCTGCTCTCGGTCGACGAGGGCCAGACGGAGGCGTCCCACGCGCTGGGCATGAGCCACGGCAAGACCCTGCGACGCGTCGTGATCCCACAGGCCATGCGGGTGATCGTGCCGCCGACGGGCAACGAGGTCATCAACATGCTCAAGACCACCTCGCTGGTGGCCGCCGTGCAGTTCTACGAACTCTTCAAGTACGCCCAGGACATCGGGCAGGCGTCCGGAGCACCGGTGGAGATGTACTTCCTCGCCGCGGCCTGGTACCTGATCATGACCTCGGTACTGAGCGTCGGTCAGTACTACCTGGAGCGGTACTACGCCCGCGGCTCCAGCCGCAGCCTGCCGCCCACCCCGATGCAGAAGATCCGGGCCAACCTGCTGTCACTGGGCCGCCCGAAGGGAGGCATGGCATGA
- a CDS encoding Clp protease N-terminal domain-containing protein: MFERFTKGARATVTGAVTHADRAGAGPVTEEHLLLALLDQEGSRASFAAASLGLTGRRASLEAALVDARRRGGMTKADADALAGIGIDLTAIVSRIEEAHGEGALRDESADRRKRIGGRFSRGAKGILEKSLRIALGRGDRFIGEEHVLLALAASPGVVADVLAEHGASYAAIERALYGEGGAQQDRRAG; encoded by the coding sequence ATGTTCGAGCGATTCACGAAGGGTGCCCGCGCCACCGTGACCGGCGCCGTCACCCATGCGGACCGGGCCGGCGCCGGCCCGGTCACCGAGGAGCATCTGCTGCTCGCCCTGCTGGACCAGGAGGGCAGCCGGGCCTCCTTCGCCGCCGCCTCGCTCGGCCTCACGGGCCGCAGGGCGTCGCTGGAGGCCGCACTGGTCGACGCGCGCAGGCGCGGCGGCATGACGAAGGCCGATGCCGACGCCCTCGCGGGCATCGGCATCGACCTCACCGCGATCGTGTCCCGGATCGAGGAGGCGCACGGCGAGGGGGCCCTGCGGGACGAGAGCGCGGACCGCCGCAAACGGATCGGTGGCCGGTTCAGCCGCGGGGCCAAGGGGATCCTGGAGAAGTCGCTGCGCATCGCGCTCGGCCGCGGGGACAGGTTCATCGGCGAGGAGCACGTCCTGCTCGCCCTCGCCGCGTCCCCCGGTGTCGTCGCCGATGTGCTCGCGGAGCACGGTGCGAGCTACGCGGCGATCGAGCGCGCGCTCTACGGGGAGGGCGGCGCGCAGCAGGACCGCCGGGCGGGATGA
- a CDS encoding NADP-dependent malic enzyme, translated as MAAEIVNPRSDSSTDSTGSTGSATDEPFDPAFALHRGGKMAVQATVPIRDKDDLSLAYTPGVAKVCSAIAENPELVHDYTWKSQVVAVVTDGTAVLGLGDIGPEASLPVMEGKAILFKQFGGVDAVPIALATTDADEIVETVVRLAPSFGGVNLEDISAPRCFEIERRLQERLDIPVFHDDQHGTAVVTLAALRNAAKLSGRSLGDLRAVISGAGAAGVAIAKFLLEAGLGDVAVADRKGIVSRDREDLTEVKRELAELTNKAGISGPLDTALAGADVFIGVSGGTVPEPAVASMAPGAFVFAMANPNPEVHPDIAHKYAAVVATGRSDYPNQINNVLAFPGIFAGALQVRASRITEGMKIAAATALADVVGDELAADYVIPSPFDERVAPAVTAAVAAAARAEGVARR; from the coding sequence ATGGCAGCGGAGATCGTCAATCCTCGCAGCGACAGCAGCACAGACAGCACGGGCAGCACGGGCAGTGCGACCGACGAGCCGTTCGATCCGGCCTTCGCCCTCCACCGGGGCGGGAAGATGGCCGTGCAGGCCACCGTCCCGATCCGGGACAAGGACGACCTCTCCCTCGCGTACACGCCCGGTGTGGCGAAGGTGTGCAGCGCGATCGCGGAGAATCCCGAACTCGTTCACGACTACACCTGGAAGTCGCAGGTCGTCGCCGTCGTGACGGACGGCACCGCGGTGCTGGGGCTCGGGGACATCGGACCCGAGGCCTCCCTCCCGGTGATGGAGGGCAAGGCGATCCTGTTCAAGCAGTTCGGCGGGGTCGACGCGGTGCCGATCGCGCTCGCGACCACCGACGCGGACGAGATCGTCGAGACCGTCGTCAGGCTCGCCCCGTCCTTCGGCGGCGTGAACCTGGAGGACATCTCGGCCCCGCGCTGCTTCGAGATCGAGCGCAGGCTCCAGGAGCGGCTCGACATCCCGGTCTTCCACGACGACCAGCACGGCACCGCCGTGGTCACGCTCGCCGCTCTGCGCAACGCCGCGAAGCTGTCCGGGCGCAGCCTCGGTGATCTGCGCGCCGTCATCTCGGGCGCGGGCGCGGCCGGGGTGGCCATCGCCAAGTTCCTGCTGGAGGCGGGGCTCGGGGATGTCGCGGTCGCCGACCGCAAGGGCATCGTCAGCCGGGACCGCGAGGACCTCACGGAGGTCAAGCGGGAGCTGGCCGAGCTGACGAACAAGGCCGGCATCTCCGGGCCGCTGGACACCGCGCTGGCCGGCGCGGACGTCTTCATCGGCGTCTCCGGCGGTACGGTCCCGGAGCCGGCCGTCGCCTCGATGGCACCCGGCGCGTTCGTCTTCGCCATGGCGAACCCGAACCCCGAGGTGCACCCCGACATCGCGCACAAGTACGCGGCCGTCGTGGCGACCGGGCGCTCCGACTACCCGAACCAGATCAACAACGTGCTGGCGTTCCCCGGCATTTTCGCGGGCGCGCTCCAGGTGCGGGCGTCCCGGATCACCGAGGGCATGAAGATCGCCGCGGCGACCGCGCTGGCGGACGTGGTGGGCGACGAGCTGGCCGCGGACTACGTGATCCCGTCGCCGTTCGACGAGCGGGTCGCCCCTGCGGTCACTGCGGCCGTCGCCGCGGCGGCGCGGGCGGAGGGCGTGGCCCGGCGCTGA